A window from Pseudomonas sp. MRSN 12121 encodes these proteins:
- a CDS encoding GLUG motif-containing protein, whose amino-acid sequence MNKSYALIWNQATGCWNVASEGTRRRTKSSRHRVVIAAGLSLLGLLAQAPAFALPGGAHTVSGEAAMHIGNDGKQMTIDQQSNKLITQWNDFSIAGDESVIFHQPGKDSIALNRVIGTNGSDIQGRIDANGQVFLVNPNGVVFGKSAQVNVGGLVASTQDISDKDFLEGSYRFSGNSGKAVSNAGQITASEGGSVALLGAQVSNSGVIQAQMGSVALAAGKDFSVNFDGNGLLNLQVNAGAVDALAQNGGLLKADGGQVLMTARSASELLKTVVSNQGVIEANTLQNKAGKIVLEGGSNGGVHVAGRLNASAQGVAGNGGVVENRGASVEVALGMQVNTQADQGTTGTWKISSNEVSVAKAEHSSNAPTLHADTLARNLATTNVELNSDSNLAVNQSVAWNSANTLALKAKNGDVQVNAALNATGSNAAVKISASRGISLNDNVALTGAGARLELNSTQGHSLKDGKAVTLSGKGAGFSANGQAYHVVQNLEQLRGIESDMNGRYVLGNQIAGQGRFKTIGDGNSFSGTLDGLGNTLSDLSIYGTSGYVGLFGVNQGQIGNLNLERISASGTSSTHYNTQVGTLAGVNTGSIRNVKAKDVTVTGASHLNALGGLVALNLHGNIDNASVSGKVIGNQYTYVMGGLVGENVSNVDGVAKISNSHVDTSLEGQMQDAPYGAGGLVGMNRDGIIDNASSTGLIKLAGSNLSIGGLVGKNTGRIANSRSIVHVAGGSLSRVGGLVGFNDQGSISDSRAAGQVTGNGTEAIGGLVGKNRNGTIANSVASGHVTDQKSRSIGGLIGHNQDSKISNVLATGMVKGGDNADIGGLIGYSDKSSIKNASSTSVLVTGGNGSSIGGLIGHSQDSEIANATASPTVAGGNNSRIGGLVGHSQNNKIANATVSTTVVGGNNSQIGGLVGANEQGSISDSHASGQVTGQGANAIGGLIGRSAYSTISNSSANNTVSDLNSSYVGGLIGHNWGGRLANVSTSGSVKGGSNANIGGLVGFSGDTVIANASTTSLSITGGNNAFVGGLIGFSRNTDIADSSVSATVTGGNNSEVGGLVGSLQGRVNNASATGSVKGGDYSKVGGLVGTNGGQISNSRATSNVSGGYAARLGGLVGLNVGNVRLSSAGGKIDYSPLLSQKYGGLIGLNFGSQSLNSVFGEATKVPMIGQF is encoded by the coding sequence ATGAATAAAAGCTATGCATTGATCTGGAACCAGGCCACCGGCTGCTGGAATGTCGCCAGTGAAGGAACCCGCCGCCGAACCAAGTCCAGCCGGCACCGGGTGGTGATCGCCGCCGGCCTCTCGCTGCTGGGCCTGCTGGCCCAGGCGCCGGCCTTCGCCTTGCCAGGTGGCGCCCATACGGTCTCTGGCGAAGCCGCCATGCATATCGGCAACGATGGCAAGCAGATGACCATCGACCAGCAAAGCAACAAGCTGATCACCCAGTGGAACGACTTCAGCATCGCCGGCGATGAAAGCGTCATCTTTCATCAACCCGGCAAGGATTCGATCGCCCTCAACCGCGTGATCGGCACCAACGGCAGCGATATCCAGGGGCGTATCGACGCCAACGGCCAGGTGTTCCTGGTCAACCCCAACGGCGTGGTCTTCGGCAAATCCGCCCAGGTCAACGTCGGCGGCCTGGTCGCCTCCACCCAGGACATCAGCGACAAGGACTTCCTCGAAGGGAGCTACCGCTTCTCCGGCAATTCCGGCAAAGCCGTGAGCAACGCCGGCCAGATCACCGCCAGTGAAGGTGGCAGTGTCGCCTTGCTCGGCGCCCAGGTCAGCAACAGCGGGGTGATCCAGGCCCAGATGGGCAGCGTGGCGTTGGCCGCCGGCAAGGATTTCAGCGTCAACTTCGATGGCAATGGCCTGCTCAACCTGCAGGTGAACGCTGGCGCAGTGGATGCCCTGGCGCAGAACGGCGGCCTGCTCAAGGCCGATGGCGGCCAGGTACTGATGACTGCCCGCAGCGCCAGCGAACTGCTGAAAACCGTCGTGAGCAACCAGGGCGTGATCGAAGCGAACACCCTGCAGAACAAGGCCGGCAAGATTGTCCTGGAGGGCGGCAGCAACGGTGGCGTCCACGTAGCCGGCCGCTTGAACGCCAGCGCCCAGGGCGTCGCCGGGAACGGCGGCGTGGTGGAGAACCGCGGCGCCAGCGTGGAAGTCGCGCTGGGCATGCAAGTGAATACCCAGGCCGACCAGGGAACCACTGGCACCTGGAAGATCAGTTCGAACGAGGTAAGCGTCGCCAAGGCCGAGCACTCGTCCAACGCTCCTACGCTGCATGCCGATACCCTGGCCCGGAACCTGGCCACCACCAACGTCGAACTGAACAGTGATAGCAACCTGGCGGTGAACCAGTCGGTGGCCTGGAACAGCGCCAACACCCTCGCCCTGAAGGCCAAGAACGGCGATGTCCAGGTAAATGCCGCCCTGAACGCCACCGGTAGCAACGCCGCCGTGAAGATCAGCGCCTCGCGCGGCATCAGCCTGAACGACAATGTTGCGCTGACCGGAGCAGGCGCGCGCCTGGAGCTGAATTCCACCCAGGGACACAGCCTCAAGGACGGCAAGGCCGTGACCCTGTCCGGCAAGGGCGCCGGCTTCAGCGCCAACGGCCAGGCCTACCACGTGGTGCAGAACCTCGAGCAATTGCGCGGTATCGAAAGCGATATGAACGGCCGTTACGTACTGGGTAACCAGATCGCCGGCCAGGGCCGCTTCAAGACCATCGGCGATGGCAACTCCTTCAGCGGCACCCTCGATGGCCTGGGCAATACCCTCAGCGATCTGTCCATCTACGGCACCAGCGGCTACGTCGGGTTGTTCGGCGTGAACCAGGGGCAGATCGGCAACCTGAACCTGGAGCGGATTTCGGCCAGCGGCACCTCCTCCACCCACTACAACACCCAGGTCGGCACCCTGGCCGGGGTCAACACGGGCAGCATCCGCAACGTCAAGGCCAAGGATGTCACGGTAACCGGGGCTTCCCACCTGAACGCACTGGGCGGCCTGGTCGCGCTCAACCTGCACGGCAACATCGACAACGCCTCGGTCAGCGGCAAGGTGATCGGCAACCAGTACACCTATGTCATGGGTGGCCTGGTGGGCGAGAACGTCAGCAACGTGGACGGCGTGGCGAAAATCAGCAACAGCCATGTCGATACCAGCCTTGAAGGCCAGATGCAGGACGCCCCCTATGGCGCGGGCGGGCTGGTCGGCATGAACCGCGACGGGATCATCGACAACGCCTCCAGCACCGGTCTGATCAAGCTCGCCGGCAGCAACCTGAGCATCGGCGGCCTGGTCGGTAAAAATACCGGGCGCATCGCCAACTCTCGCTCCATCGTCCATGTCGCCGGTGGCTCGCTCAGCCGGGTCGGTGGCCTGGTCGGCTTCAACGATCAGGGCTCGATCAGCGACTCGCGCGCCGCAGGCCAGGTCACGGGCAACGGTACGGAAGCGATCGGCGGCCTGGTCGGCAAGAACCGCAACGGCACGATCGCCAACAGCGTGGCCAGCGGCCACGTGACCGACCAGAAAAGCCGCAGCATCGGCGGCCTGATTGGCCACAATCAGGACAGCAAGATCAGCAATGTCCTGGCTACCGGCATGGTGAAAGGCGGCGACAACGCCGACATCGGTGGCCTGATCGGCTATAGCGACAAGTCCTCCATCAAGAACGCCTCGTCCACCTCCGTACTGGTGACCGGAGGCAACGGCTCGAGCATCGGCGGCCTGATCGGCCATAGCCAGGACAGCGAGATTGCCAACGCCACGGCCTCCCCCACGGTGGCCGGCGGTAACAACAGCCGGATTGGCGGCCTGGTCGGTCACAGCCAGAACAACAAGATTGCCAACGCCACGGTTTCCACCACGGTGGTCGGCGGTAATAACAGCCAGATTGGCGGCCTGGTCGGCGCCAATGAACAGGGCTCGATCAGCGACTCCCATGCCAGCGGCCAGGTCACGGGCCAAGGCGCGAACGCGATTGGTGGCCTGATTGGCAGGAGCGCGTACAGCACGATCAGCAACAGCTCGGCCAACAACACCGTGTCTGACCTGAACAGTAGCTACGTGGGCGGCTTGATCGGCCACAACTGGGGCGGACGCCTTGCCAATGTATCGACTTCCGGCTCAGTGAAAGGCGGTAGCAACGCCAACATCGGCGGTCTGGTCGGCTTCAGCGGCGACACCGTGATTGCCAATGCCTCTACCACCTCGCTGTCGATCACCGGCGGCAATAACGCCTTCGTTGGAGGCCTGATCGGCTTTAGCCGTAATACCGATATCGCTGACTCCTCGGTCTCCGCCACGGTAACGGGCGGCAACAACAGTGAGGTCGGTGGCCTGGTCGGCAGCCTGCAAGGCCGCGTCAACAACGCCTCCGCCACAGGCTCGGTCAAGGGCGGCGACTACAGCAAGGTGGGCGGCCTGGTCGGGACCAACGGCGGGCAGATCAGCAACTCCAGGGCGACCAGCAATGTCAGCGGTGGTTATGCCGCACGCCTGGGGGGACTGGTGGGGCTGAACGTTGGCAATGTGCGCCTGTCGTCGGCAGGTGGGAAGATCGACTACTCCCCTCTTCTCAGCCAGAAGTACGGCGGCTTGATCGGCTTGAACTTCGGGTCGCAGTCGCTCAATAGCGTCTTTGGTGAAGCGACCAAGGTGCCGATGATCGGCCAGTTCTAA